A stretch of Bdellovibrionales bacterium DNA encodes these proteins:
- a CDS encoding 2-oxopent-4-enoate hydratase produces MAEKLDTVAELSFQLYRARKEAEEQEPLTLSHKELDLPMAYEIQGHGIELRRKDGEKIIGYKMGLTSKAKMEQMGLHQPIFGVLTDKMQVSQKGEFSLAGKIHPKAEPEIFFVTHK; encoded by the coding sequence ATGGCGGAAAAATTGGATACGGTAGCGGAATTGTCTTTTCAACTTTATAGGGCTCGGAAAGAGGCGGAGGAGCAGGAGCCTTTGACTTTGAGTCATAAGGAGCTGGATCTGCCGATGGCTTATGAGATTCAGGGTCATGGGATTGAGTTGCGTCGTAAAGATGGAGAGAAAATCATTGGCTACAAGATGGGGCTCACTTCGAAGGCGAAGATGGAGCAGATGGGTTTGCATCAGCCGATTTTTGGGGTGTTGACCGACAAGATGCAAGTTTCTCAAAAGGGTGAGTTCTCATTGGCAGGTAAGATTCATCCTAAGGCGGAGCCGGAGATCTTTTTTGTGACCCATAAGGA